The genomic segment CATCGCCGCCATCGGCGAGGACGGCCACCACCGCATCGTCGGCCGGGCCTCCACCGACCTCATCAAGTCCGGGGGGTACCGGATCGGTGCCGGGGAGGTGGAGAGCGCCCTGCTGGACCACCCCGCGGTGCGGGAGGCGGCCGTCGTCGGGGCGCCGCACCCGGATCTCGGGCAGCAGGTCGTCGCCTATGTCGTGGCCGAGGGCCCGGTCACCGAGCGGGAGCTCACCGACTTCGTGGCCGGCCATCTCTCCGTCCACAAGCGCCCCCGCGCGGTCCGCTTCCTGGACGCGCTGCCGCGCAACGCCATGGGCAAGCCGCAGAAGCGGCTGCTCCCGCCGCTCTGAGGGACGGCGGGGCGGGGACGCCGGACGGCGGGCCGGGCAGGCCGGGCAGGGCGGCCGGAGCTCTGCATAGACTCATGCAGATTCGTGACGGGTGAATGGCTCACGCCGAGGCGCGGGCCCGACGACGGGAGGCCCGATGTCCGGGACCGGCACGGGGAGGACGGCCGGCGGCGGGAACGCGGCCGGCGCCGCGGCCCGGCTGCAGAAGCTGTTCGAAGGACACCGGCTGACGCCCACGCAGCGCCGGATCGCGCACTGCATGGTGCGGCGGGCGGCCGACGCGCCGTTCCTGTCCAGCGTGGAGCTGGCCGAGCTCGCCGGGGTGAGCCAGCCGTCCGTGACCCGCTTCGCGGTCGCCCTGGGCTTCGACGGCTATCCGGCGCTGCGCCGGCACTTGCGGGACGTACCGGCCGCCGAGCGCGGTCCCGCCTCGGGCGCGTACAACGCCTACCAGCAGGCCGTGTACGCGGAGATGGAGAATCTGCGCCATCTGGCGTCGCTGCTCGCCGACCCGAAGCCGGTGGAGCACGCGGGGCGGCTGCTGGCCGCGTCGTGCCCGCTGCCGGTGCTCGGACTGCGCGCGGCCTCCGCGCAGGCGCGCGGATTCGCCTACTTCGCGGCCAAGGTGCACCCGGACGTCCGGCTGTTCGACGAGGGCGGCACGATGCTCGCCGACCGCGTCGACGCGGCCCGGCGCGCGGGCGCGAGCGCGTTGCTCTGCTTCGCGCTGCCGCGCCATCCGCGCGAGGTGACCGAGGCGCTCGACCACGCGCGCTCGGCCGGGCTGACCGTCGTGACCGTCGCCGACAGCGCCTTCGCGCCCGTCGCCCGCCACTCGGACCTGCTGCTGCCCGCGGCCGTCGGCACCGGGCTGGCGTTCGACACCGCCTGCGCGCCGATGATGCTCGGCCGCGTGCTGCTGGAGGCGATGTGCGACGGGCTGCCGGACGCGCAGGCCCGGCTGGAGGAGTTCGACGCCCGGGCCACCGCGCGCGGGCTCTTCGTCGACTAGCTGTTCTGTCCGGCGGGCACGCGCCGGGTGCTCGTCCGCAACCGCGGGACGGAGCGCCGAGGGCCGGAGAGGACGCGGCTTTCCTTATCCGTTTCTCATATGTCCTCACTACAATGCGCCCCTACCGAGACCGCATTCGAGGTGACATCGAGCGACAAGGAGGCCCGCTGTGGGGCGCGAGGCGGCGACGACGCTGGCACGCGTGGCGGTGATGGTGCGTGTGCCCGCGGTGTGGATGGGGTGGACCGGACTGGTGACCGCGGCGCTGGGCGCCGCCGTTCCCGTGAGCCTGCTGGGACGGCGGACCGGGCTGCTCGCGGGGGCCGCGCTGCTGCTGTTCGCGGCGGTGGCCGCGTTCGCCGCGCGGCGCGGACGGTACCGGGAGCTGGCGGACGGCGCCGCCCGGGCCGGGCGGCGGGACTTCCTGCAGGACCGCGCGGTGACCGCCCGGGTCTGGCGGCGCGGGCACCGCTGGTGGCTGTGGGCGGCGGCCGCCGCGGCCCTCGGGTCCTCCTTCGCGGCGCCGGCGGCGGGCGGGATGCTGCTCGCCGGGGCCGGTGCCGGACTGTGGGCCAAGGCCGTGTGGCTCGGCCGCTGGGAGCGGAAGCACGAGGCGCTGCTGTGGGTCCGTCCGGAGTGGGCCCGGCGCGGCCCTGCGGGCAAGGACACCCGGGGCTACCGGACGACGGGCATCGCCGCGGGCGACGCCGCGCCGGGCGGCGGGAAGCGGAAGGCGCTCCCGGCCGCGGGGGGCCCGGCGCCGGCGGCCGGCACCCGGAAGCGCACCGCGGCGGCGGTCTGACGGCGGTCCGCCGTCGGCCGCCTGCGGTGGCCGGGAAACTTGTGGCCGCCGGGAGCGGGGCCCGGGGCACCCCCTTCTCGTATCGCCCGTACGGACGTTCCGTCCGTACGGGCGTTCGCCTGCGCCGCCGTCCGGTGTCACTCCGAACGGGGCCCGCAGCGCCGGCCTGTTGACGGCCCACAGCGCGACCCCGATCAGCAGCAGCACGCCGGCGCGGATGTGGACGTCGGCGGCCCGGTCGGCCGGCGGGCCGGCCGGCAGCAGCGCGGTGACGGTGTGTGTGCGTGCCGGGAGAGGGACTACCCGGCCGGCGGCCGTTCGCATCCGTCAGAGCGACCTCAGTGCGCCGGGCCGGTCGCCGCCGCTCTCGGCCACGATCTCGTCGAGCGTCTGCGCGGGCCGTACGAGGGCGAAGCGCACGCCCCGGGAGGTGCGGACGAAGCCGTGGACGGCGGGCCGGGGCAGGCTGTTGTACGCGAAGTGGTTGGAGAAGTAGTACGCGCCGGTGTCGAGCAGCGCGGCCAGATCGCCGCTCTCCAGCCGCGGCAGCGGACGCCCGCGCGCCACCAGGTCGCCTGCGAAGCAGCACGGGCCCGCGATGTCCTGTTCGACCACCGGCCCGGTCTTCGGCCGCCCCTCCGCGTCGAACGCCGCCACCCGGAGGGGCCAGGAGTCCGGGGCGAAGACCGTGCGGGTGGCGAGCTGGGCGCCCGCGTGGGTGACGGCGATCGGCCGGCTCCCCGCCGTCTTGGCGTACTCCACCCGGGCCAGGACGGTGCCGTGCCTGGCGAGCAGGGACCGGCCGAACTCGGTCACCAGCCCGTACCGCCCGTCGAACAAGCCGGGTACGGCGTGCCGCAGCGTCCTCGCGTACTCCCGGTGCGTCGGGTGCTCGCGGTCCGAGGCGAAGTTGACGGAGAGGCCGCCGCCGATGTCCAGGGTGGTGATCCGCCGCTGCCCGGCGGCGTCGTTGATCTCCTCCGCCAGCTCGTAGGTCTCCCGCACGCCCCGGGCCATCAGCTCCGGCGGGATGCCCTGGGAACCGACGTGGGCGTGCAGCCGGGTGAGCCACGGCCGGTCGAGGAACGCGCGGACGAGCCAGGCACGCGCCCCCTCGTCGCGGAGCGGAACCCCGAACTTGGAGGTCTCCGTGGCGGTGGACAGCGCCTCGATGGTTCCGCCGCCGACCTGCGGGTTCACCCGCAGCCCGAGCGGTGAGGCGACCGGGGCCGCGTGGACGAGGTCGTCGATGCGGGCCAGTTCCTCCGCGTTGTCGGCGTTGACGGCGATCCCGAGCGCCAGGGCCTCGCGCAGCTCCGTGACCGACTTGGCGGGCGAGTCCAGGACGATCCGGGAGGGCGGCACACCGGCGGCGCGGGCCAGCGCCAGCTCACCGGGGCTCGCCACCTCGCAGCCCAGGCCCTCGTCGGCGAGCAGCGCCAGCACGGGCACCAGGGAGGCGGCCTTGACCGCGAAGGCGTGCAGCACGGGGGTGCCCGGCGCGGTGACCTCCTCGAAGGCGGCGCGCAGCCCGGCGGCGGAGGCCCGGATGCCGGCCACGTCCAGCAGCCCGATGACGGGGTCGGCGGGCCCGACGAGCCCCTGCCGCACGGCGGCGCGCACGGCCTGCTCCCGGCGCGCGGCGGTCTCCGCGGGGTCGTGCGGCTCCCCGCCCGCCGCCCCGGTGGTGTCGCTGGAGGTCATGGCACCACTCCACCACTCGCGACGCCTCCGTGCCCAGGACCGGCCCGGGCCCCGGTGGCGGGACGCGCCGGGGCGTGCGCGGGAGCGCGCGTCCGGCCACCGGCCTGTGCCTGCTCCGTCCGTGGCCGGCGGTCACCCGCCGGCACGGTCGCCGGCCGCACGCCGCTGTTGACTACTTATATTCATGCAGTGAGTATGTGAATGAATCAATCCAGTCGGGGCGGAAGCCCAGCAGGGAGGCAGGCCCATGGCGGGACCGCGACCCGTGCGCGCACCGCGCGGTACGGAGCTGAGCGCCCGGGGATGGCCGCAGGAGGCCGCCCTGCGGATGCTGCAGAACAACCTCGACCCGGAGGTCGCCGAGCATCCGGACCGGCTCGTGGTCTACGGCGGCACGGGCAAGGCGGCCCGCGACTGGGGTTCGTTCGACGCCATGATCCGCACGCTGCGCACCCTGGAACGGGACGAGACGATGCTCGTCCAGTCCGGCCGCCCCGTCGGGGTGATGCGCACCCACGAGTGGGCCCCGCGCGTGCTGATCGCCAACAGCAACCTCGTCGGCGACTGGGCCACCTGGGAGGAGTTCCGCCGCCTGGAGGCGCTCGGCCTCACCATGTACGGCCAGATGACGGCCGGTTCCTGGATCTACATCGGCACCCAGGGCATCCTCCAGGGCACCTACGAGACCTTCGCCGCCGTCGCCGCGAAGCTGGCCGCCCGGGGCCGGGGCGACGGCAGTCTCGCCGGCACCATCACCCTGACCGCCGGCCTCGGCGGGATGGGCGGTGCCCAGCCCCTCGCCGTCACCATGAACGGCGGTGTCGCGATCTGCGTCGACTGCGACCCCCGCGCCATCGAACGCCGGATCGAGCACCGCTATCTCGACGTCCGGGCCGACAGCCTCGAACACGCGCTCCGGCTCGCCGTCGACGCCCGCGACCGGCGCGAACCGCTCTCCATCGGCCTGCTCGGCAACGCCGCCGAGGTGCTGCCGCGGATGCTCGCCGAGAGCGCGCCCGTCGACATCGTCACCGACCAGACCAGCGCCCACGACCCGCTCAGCTACCTCCCGCTCGGAGTCGACTTCGACGGCATGGCCGCGTACGCCGCCGAGAAGCCGGCCGACTTCGCCCACCGCGCCCGCGAGTCCATGGCCCGGCACGTCGAGGCCATGGTCGGTTTCCAGGACGCGGGCGCCGAGGTGTTCGACTACGGCAACTCCATCCGCGGCGAGGCCCAACTCGCCGGATACGGAAGGGCGTTCGACTTCCCCGGCTTCGTCCCCGCGTACATCCGCCCGCTCTTCGCCGAGGGGAAGGGGCCCTTCCGCTGGGCCGCCCTCTCCGGCGACCCCCGCGACATCGCGGCCACCGACCGCGCCGTCCTCGACCTCTTCCCCGAGAACGAGTCCCTGGCCCGCTGGATCCGCCTCGCCGGAGAGCGCGTGCGCTTCCAGGGCCTGCCCGCCCGGATCTGCTGGCTCGGCTACGGCGAGCGCGACAAGGCGGGGGAGCGCTTCAATGACATGGTGGCCTCCGGCGAACTGGCGGCCCCGCTCGTCATCGGCCGCGACCACCTCGACTGCGGCTCGGTCGCCTCCCCGTACCGCGAGACCGAGGCCATGCGCGACGGCTCGGACGCCATCGCCGACTGGCCGCTGCTCAACGCCATGGTGAACGTCGCCTCCGGCGCCTCGTGGGTCTCCGTCCACCACGGTGGCGGCGTCGGCATGGGCCGCTCCCTCCACGCCGGGCAGGTCACCGTCGCCGACGGCACCCCGCTCGCCGGGGAGAAGATCCGCCGGGTGCTCACCAACGACCCCGGCACGGGCGTCATCCGCCACGTCGACGCGGGGTACGAGCGCGCGGAGGAGGTCGCCGCGGAGCGCGGCGTCCGCATTCCGATGCGGGAGGGTGGGGAGCAGCGATGACCGCCGCCACCGGCACCGCCCGCTGGACCCGCGGCGCGTCCTTCCGGGAGATGTGGCGGGACCTCGCGCCCGTCGGCCGCCACTCCGGCACCGGCGGCTACCGCCGTTACGCCTGGACGGACGCCGACGCCGACTGCCGCGCCTGGTTCGCCGGCCAGGCACGCGCCCGGGGGCTCGTCTGCGAGACCGACCGCAACGGCAACCAGTGGGCCTGGCTCGGCACCGCCCCGCCCGCCGGCACGGAGCCGGGGAGCGCCGTGGTCACCGGCTCCCACCTGGACTCCGTACCGGACGGCGGGGCGTTCGACGGGCCGCTCGGCATCGTCTCCGCCTTCGCCGCCCTGGACGAACTCCTCGCCCGCGGCGCCCGCCCCGCCAGGCCGCTCGCGGTCGCCAACTTCGCCGACGAGGAGGGCGCCCGCTTCGGCCTGGCCTGCGCCGGCTCCCGCCTCGCCACCGGCGGGCTCACCCCCTCGGCGGCCCGCGAACTCCGCGACGCCGACGGCACCACCCTGGCCCGGGCCATGGAACGGGCCGGCCACGATCCGGAGGGCATCGGCCCGGACCCCGAACGCCTGTCCCGTATCGGCGCGTTCGTGGAACTCCACATCGAACAGGGCCGCACCCTGGCCCGTACCGGCGACGCCGTGGGCGTGGCCTCCGCCATCTGGCCGCACGGCCGCTGGCGCTTCGACTTCCGCGGCGAGGCCAACCACGCGGGCACCACGCTCCTCGCCGACCGGCGCGACCCGATGCTCACCTTCGCGCACACGGTCCTCGCCGCCCGCGAACAGGCCGCGCGCGCCGGGGCGCTGGCCACCTTCGGCAAGACCGCCGTCGAACCGAACGGCGTCAACGCCATCGCCTCCCTGGTGCGCGGCTGGCTCGACTCCCGCGCCGCCGACGAGGAGACCCTCGCCGCCGTCGTCACCGCGATCGAACGCGCGGCCGCGGAGCGCGGGGAGCGGGACGGCGTGACGGTCGGCGTCACCCGCGAATCGTTCACGCCAGTCGTCGAGTTCGGACACGCGCTGCGCGACCGGATCACGGCCCTCCTCGGCGGCGCCCGCGTACTGCCCACCGGCGCGGGACACGACGCCGGCATCCTGTCCGCCGAGGTCCCGGCCGCCATGCTGTTCGTACGGAACCCCTCCGGCGTCTCCCACTCGCCGGCCGAGACGGCGGACGAGGACGACTGCCTCGCCGGAGTCACCGCGCTCGCCGACGTACTGGAAGGACTGGCGTGCCCCTGACCTACTGGGCGGAGTACGCCTGGCTCGACGGCACCGTGGCGGCGGGCGTCACCATCACGGCCGGCGCGGACGGCCGCATCGCCGGGGTCGGCACCACCGGAACCGGGACCACCGGAAGCAGCGGAACCGGCACCACCGGAATCACCGGCACTCCGCAGCCGCCGCCCGGCGCCGTCGTCCTGCGCGGGCTGACCCTCCCCGGCCTGGCCAACGCCCACTCGCACGCCTTCCACCGGGCCCTGCGCGGCCGCGCCCAGACCGGACACGGCACCGGGGGCGGCTCCGGGGACGGCGGGGCGCCGCGCTCCTTCTGGGCCTGGCGCGACGTCATGTACCGGGCCGCCGCCCGCCTCACGCCGGACGGCTACCACGCCCTCGCCCGCGCCGTGTACGCCGAGATGGCCCTGGCCGGCATCACCTGCGCCGGGGAGTTCCACTACCTCCACCACGCCCCCGGCGGCACCCGCTACGCCGAGCCCAACGTCATGGGCGAGGCCCTGATCGCCGCCGCGGCCGAGGCGGGCATCCGCCTCACCCTCCTCGACACCGCCTATCTGGCCGCGGGCTTCCCCGAGGGCACCGGCGGCGCCGGCCGCACCGGGAGGCCTCTCGAAGGGCCCCAGCTGCGCTTCGGCGACGGCACGGCCGAGGCGTGGGTGGAGCGCGCCGCGGCTCTGAAGCCCGCGGGCCACGCGCGGATCGGCGCCGCGGTGCACTCCGTACGCGCCGTCCCGGCGGCGGGGCTGCCCGTGGTGGCCGCCTGGGCCCGGGAGCGCGGGGCGCCGCTCCACGTCCATCTCTCCGAACAGACGGCCGAGAACGACGCCTGCCGCCGCGCCCACGGCCGCACCCCCGCCCGGCTCCTCGCCGACCACGGTGTCCTCGGCCCGGACACCACCGCCGTCCACGCCACCCACCTCACCGCCGGCGACATCGGCCTGCTCGGCGGCAGTCGCACAGGTGTGTGCATGTGCCCCACCACGGAACGCGATCTGGCCGACGGCACCGGCCCGGCGGTACGGCTGCGGGACGCGGGCAGCCGGCTCTCCCTCGGCAGCGACAGTCACGCGGTCATCGACCTGCTGGAAGAGGCCCGGGCGATGGAGCTCGACGAACGCCTCGCCTCCCGCACCCGCGGCCACTGGACGGCCGCGCAACTGCTGCGCGCCGCCGGCGCCGACGGCCACGCCGCACTCGGCTGGCCCGAGGCGGGCCGCATCGCGCCGGGAGCGCTCGCCGATCTCACCACCGTCGCCCTGGACACCGTCCGCACGGCCGGCCCGCCGCCGCGGCTGGCCGCGGAGGCGGCGGTCTTCGCCGCGACGGCCGCGGACGTCCGGCACACCGTGGTCGGCGGCCGCGAGATCGTCCGGGACGGCGCCCATCTGCTCGTGGACGACGTACCGCGGGCCCTGGCGGAGTCCGTCGCCGCGCTGCTGGACGCGGACGGCGGGTGACGGCCGGTCCGGCGAGCGGCGGCGCCGGGCCGCCCGGCCGCGTCGGCCACCGGCGCCACCCGGCGGTTTCTCCGCATGACGCGGCATCAGCCCCGGACGCACGGACAGAGGAGAGAGCATGAGCGGGACGGAGACCGGAAGCGGAACCGCCGGACCGGGCGGATCGCCGGGACGGCGACGGCCGCTGGGCGCCGGGGCGGGGGCCGCGGGCCCGGGCGGCCCGGCGCCGTCCGCCGCCCGGAACGGCCCGGCCCCGGCCCCGGCGGCCGGCGCCAGTGCCAGTGCCAGTGCCACGAGTACCGCCGTCACCGGTATCGCCGTGCTCGTCACCAACGACCCCGCCCTCGGCGAGGGCCCGCTCGGACTGCTCCGGGACGCCGCCGTCGTCCTCGACGGCGAACGCGTCGCCTGGGCCGGGCCGTCCCGCCGGGCACCGGCCGCGGACACCCGCGTGGACGCCGCGGGCCGCGCCGCCGTCCCCGGCTTCGTGGACTCCCACTCCCATCTGGTGTTCGACGGAGACCGCACCGAGGAGTTCAACGCCCGCATGTCCGGCCGCCCCTACGCCGCCGGAGGCATCCGCACCACCGTCGCCGCCACCCGCGCCGCGACCGACGAACGCCTGCACGCCAACGTCGCCCGCTACGTCGCCGAAGCCCTCCGCCAGGGCACCACCGTCATCGAGACCAAGTCCGGCTACGGGCTGACCGCCGGTCAGGAGGCCCGCGCCCTGCGGATCGCCGCCGCCCACACCGACGAGGTCACCTTCCTCGGCGCGCACATCGTGCCCCCGGAGTACGCGGACGACCCCGCCGGTTACGTCGGCCTCGTCACCGGGCCGATGCTCGACGCCTGCGCGCCGCACGCCCGCTGGATCGACGTCTTCTGCGAACGGGGCGCCTTCGACGGCGACCAGGCCCGTGCGGTCCTCACCGCCGGCGCCGCCCGCGGCCTCGTCCCGCGCGTTCACGCCAACCAGCTCTCGTACGGCCCCGGGGTGCGCCTCGCCGTCGAACTGGGGGCCGCCTCCGCCGACCACTGCACCCACCTCACCGACGAGGACGTCGACGCCCTCGCACAGGGGGAGACGGTGGCGACCCTGCTGCCCGGCGCGGAGTTCTCCACCCGCGCCGCCTGGCCGGACGCGCGCCGGCTGCTGGACGCGGGCGTCACCGTCGCGCTCTCCACGGACTGCAACCCCGGTTCCTCCTTCACCAGTTCGATGCCGTTCTGCATCGCCCTGGCCGTACGGGACATGGGGATGACCCCGGACGAGGCGCTGTGGGCGGCGACGGCCGGCGGCGCCGCGGCACTGCGCCGCACCGACACCGGCCGGATCACCCCGGGCGCGCGGGGCGACCTGGTGCTGCTGGACGCGCCGTCGCCGGTGCACCTGGCCTACCGGCCGGGTGTTCCGCTGGTCTCCGCGGTCTGGCGGCGCGGGGAGCGCGTCCACTGATCCGTGACCGCCGACCCGGGCCGTACCGTCCGGGCGGTGCCCCGGGCATGCCGAAGGGCCCGGCCCCGGACGGGGCGAGCCCTTCACGATGAGGACCGCGCGGCCGGAGTGCCCCGCGCGCGGCCGGATCACTCCTCGATCATCAGTCCCTTGCGGAGCCGGCCCAGGGTGCGGGAGAGCAGCCGGGAGACGTGCATCTGCGAGATGCCCAGCTCCTCGCCGATCTCGGACTGCGTCATGTTGGCCGTGAACCGCAGGGAGAGGATCTGCCGGTCGCGCGCCGGGAGCTCCGCGATCAGCGGCTTGAGCGACTCGATGTACTCGATGCCCTCGATGCCGTGGTCCTCGTAGCCGATGCGGTCGGCCAGGGTGCCCTCGGTGTCGTCCTCCTCGGGCTGGGCGTCCAGCGAGCTGGCGGTGTACGCGTTGCTCGCGGCCATGCCCTCGACGACCTCGTCGTTGCTGATGTCCAGCCGCTCGGCGAGCTCGCCCACCGTGGGGGCCCGGTCGAGCTGCTGCGCCAGCTCGTCGCCCGCCTTGGCCAGGTCCAGCCGCAGCTCCTGCAGCCGTCTCGGCACCCGCACGGACCAGCTGGTGTCCCGGAAGAAGCGCTTGATCTCGCCGATGATCGTCGGCATCGCGAACGTGGGGAACTCCACACCGCGGCTGAGCTCGAACCGGTCGATCGCCTTGATCAGGCCGATGGTGCCGACCTGGACGATGTCCTCCATCGGCTCGCTGCGGGTGCGGAACCGCCCGGCGGCGAACTTCACCAGGGCCAGATTGAGCTCCACGAGCGTGTTCCGTACGTACGCGTGCTCGTGGGTGCCCTCCTCCAGCCCCTCCAGCCGCGCGAAGAGCGTCTTCGACAGGGTGCGCGCGTCCAGCGGCCCCAGCGTCTCGTACGACGAGGACGGGAGCGCGGGGAACCCGGACTCTCCCGGGGCCCCGGACAGGGCGGCGGGGACGGACGGAGCGGCGGAGGGGAGGGGCTCCGCGCCGGTCACCGCCGACGTCACGAACGCCGCGATCCCGGGGGTCTCGTACACGGAGCCGTACGCCGGGGACTCGTACTCGGTGTGCGCTTCGTCGAGCTGGGGTGACATGGTTCCTCCGTCATTTCTCGGCATACGGCTGCCGAAGCCGATCTCTTCCTGCGGTGTGCGGCGCCTCCGAGCCGACCGTGGACCTACCTGACCCTTCTAGCCCTACCCGCTTCCATGGGACCAAAGCAAGGACATATTGTCCGTATTTGGGCTTTTCGTGGGGAAGTTCGACTACCAGTCGATGTATCGAAGGCGTAGTCTTCGCTCTGCCGTCGCCATTAACCGGAAGGGGTGCGCATGGACCGCGGGATGGTCGGCAGTACCAGCAAGGGCCGGCTGCATGTCGAGGTTCGCCACCAGGGCTCCACTGCTGTCGTGACGCCGGCGGGTGAGCTCGATCACCACACCGCCGAAGTGCTGCGGGAGCCGCTGGACGAATGCGTCGACCAGGGGCGGGTGCGCCTGGTGGTCGACTGCTCCCAGCTGGAGTTCTGCGACTCGACGGGGCTGAACGTCCTGCTCGGTGCGCGGCTCAGGGCGGAGGAGGCCGGAGGCTCCGTGCATCTGGCCGGAATGCTCCCGGTCGTGGCGAGGGTGTTCGAGATCACGGGTGCGGAGGCCGTCTTCACCGTGCACGACACCGTGGAGGAGGCGCTCGCCGACTCACCCACCGACTGAGCCGTCCCTTCTACCACCGGCCACTCCGCAGATGAAATGTTACGCGCGTCACACCACGCGACTCGAATATCTCGAATATGTGGGTGTTCCCCAGGAGAGGTCGGGCAGGAGACAGCTGAATCTGATGAATACGTCGGGTATCCGTAACCTGTCTATCGGCGAACCGGTGAGGTGAAGCGCTGATGAGCACCACTCGCCCGTATTCGCCGGGCGATCGCGGCCCGGATCCGGGCGATGCGGCCTCCACCCGCCTATCCGGCTTCGGACAGGTCCGCACGCTGCGCCTGGAAGGTGCCAGCGGCATCGTTCCGACGGCGCGTGACTTCACACGTCAGGCCCTCCACGACTGGGGCTGGCTGCCGGCCGGGTCCCCCGAGCAGCGGGCGGCCGCCGAGGATGTCCTGCTGGTCGTCTCGGAGCTCGTGACCAACGCCTGCCTGCACGCCGAGGGCCCGGAGGAACTCCGGCTCGGCAGCGCGGGCAACGTCCTCCGGCTGGAGATCGACGACCACGGCGAGGGCTCCCCCGAGCCCCGCACCCCGCACCGCGCGGGCCGTCCCGGTGGACACGGCATGTTCATCGTGCAGCGGCTCTGCAAGCACTGGGGAGTCGTACGGAGCGCCGACGGCGCGGGCAAGACCGTCTGGGCGGAGCTGACCGCGCCGGAGTGAGGCGGGCCGCGCCTCTGGCCCTCCGTACGCCCCCCGCCCTCCGTGCGCCGCCGGGTCCGCGCGCCGCGCCCCCTGCGGTCAGGAGCTTCTGCCCAGGGCATCTGCCGGGCGCGGGCTCCGTTCCGTACCTTCCGGGCGGAGTGCCCGGCGGTCTCCGCGGCTCCCGGGGCGCTCCCGGGGTTCCGTGACCGCCGCCCGGCCCCTCCGTCCCGTGACGGACGGCCACCGTCACCCCTGTCTTCCGTCCGCTGTCTTCCGTCCGTGGAGACCTCGTCCGCGGAGTTTCCCCTGCGCAGAGCGAGGCCCGGGCCCACTGGTGCCGTCCAGCGGGTCCGGGCCATCCGCGCCCGGCCCCCGGGCGGGGAGCCGGGGGCCGTGAGCGCGGTCGGTGCTCAGGCGACCGGCCGCGCCGAACCGCCCGCACCGCCGCGGCCGGAGTGCCGTCGCCGGCTCCGGCCCTCGCCGCTGCGGGTGCGGTGCGGGGCGCCACCGGTGCCGCCCCCTCCGCCCGCTCCGCCCGATCCGCCGGCCCGGCCGGAGCCGCCGGAACGCGGCCCGCGCTTGCGCGCCGGGGCCGCCGGCTGGGCGGGTGCCTGGATGACGATGGCCCGGCCCGACGGCGGGCGCGCTCCGGTGATCCGCACCAGCTCCGGGTCACCGGGCCGCACTCGCGCCGTGCCGGGGGAGATCCGGGCCTCCGCCATCAGCTTGCTCATGTCCCGCCGCTGGTCGGGGGTGACCAGGG from the Streptomyces xinghaiensis S187 genome contains:
- a CDS encoding MurR/RpiR family transcriptional regulator, with amino-acid sequence MSGTGTGRTAGGGNAAGAAARLQKLFEGHRLTPTQRRIAHCMVRRAADAPFLSSVELAELAGVSQPSVTRFAVALGFDGYPALRRHLRDVPAAERGPASGAYNAYQQAVYAEMENLRHLASLLADPKPVEHAGRLLAASCPLPVLGLRAASAQARGFAYFAAKVHPDVRLFDEGGTMLADRVDAARRAGASALLCFALPRHPREVTEALDHARSAGLTVVTVADSAFAPVARHSDLLLPAAVGTGLAFDTACAPMMLGRVLLEAMCDGLPDAQARLEEFDARATARGLFVD
- the hutI gene encoding imidazolonepropionase, which gives rise to MSGTETGSGTAGPGGSPGRRRPLGAGAGAAGPGGPAPSAARNGPAPAPAAGASASASATSTAVTGIAVLVTNDPALGEGPLGLLRDAAVVLDGERVAWAGPSRRAPAADTRVDAAGRAAVPGFVDSHSHLVFDGDRTEEFNARMSGRPYAAGGIRTTVAATRAATDERLHANVARYVAEALRQGTTVIETKSGYGLTAGQEARALRIAAAHTDEVTFLGAHIVPPEYADDPAGYVGLVTGPMLDACAPHARWIDVFCERGAFDGDQARAVLTAGAARGLVPRVHANQLSYGPGVRLAVELGAASADHCTHLTDEDVDALAQGETVATLLPGAEFSTRAAWPDARRLLDAGVTVALSTDCNPGSSFTSSMPFCIALAVRDMGMTPDEALWAATAGGAAALRRTDTGRITPGARGDLVLLDAPSPVHLAYRPGVPLVSAVWRRGERVH
- a CDS encoding allantoate amidohydrolase; this encodes MTAATGTARWTRGASFREMWRDLAPVGRHSGTGGYRRYAWTDADADCRAWFAGQARARGLVCETDRNGNQWAWLGTAPPAGTEPGSAVVTGSHLDSVPDGGAFDGPLGIVSAFAALDELLARGARPARPLAVANFADEEGARFGLACAGSRLATGGLTPSAARELRDADGTTLARAMERAGHDPEGIGPDPERLSRIGAFVELHIEQGRTLARTGDAVGVASAIWPHGRWRFDFRGEANHAGTTLLADRRDPMLTFAHTVLAAREQAARAGALATFGKTAVEPNGVNAIASLVRGWLDSRAADEETLAAVVTAIERAAAERGERDGVTVGVTRESFTPVVEFGHALRDRITALLGGARVLPTGAGHDAGILSAEVPAAMLFVRNPSGVSHSPAETADEDDCLAGVTALADVLEGLACP
- the hutU gene encoding urocanate hydratase, producing the protein MAGPRPVRAPRGTELSARGWPQEAALRMLQNNLDPEVAEHPDRLVVYGGTGKAARDWGSFDAMIRTLRTLERDETMLVQSGRPVGVMRTHEWAPRVLIANSNLVGDWATWEEFRRLEALGLTMYGQMTAGSWIYIGTQGILQGTYETFAAVAAKLAARGRGDGSLAGTITLTAGLGGMGGAQPLAVTMNGGVAICVDCDPRAIERRIEHRYLDVRADSLEHALRLAVDARDRREPLSIGLLGNAAEVLPRMLAESAPVDIVTDQTSAHDPLSYLPLGVDFDGMAAYAAEKPADFAHRARESMARHVEAMVGFQDAGAEVFDYGNSIRGEAQLAGYGRAFDFPGFVPAYIRPLFAEGKGPFRWAALSGDPRDIAATDRAVLDLFPENESLARWIRLAGERVRFQGLPARICWLGYGERDKAGERFNDMVASGELAAPLVIGRDHLDCGSVASPYRETEAMRDGSDAIADWPLLNAMVNVASGASWVSVHHGGGVGMGRSLHAGQVTVADGTPLAGEKIRRVLTNDPGTGVIRHVDAGYERAEEVAAERGVRIPMREGGEQR
- a CDS encoding diaminopimelate decarboxylase produces the protein MTSSDTTGAAGGEPHDPAETAARREQAVRAAVRQGLVGPADPVIGLLDVAGIRASAAGLRAAFEEVTAPGTPVLHAFAVKAASLVPVLALLADEGLGCEVASPGELALARAAGVPPSRIVLDSPAKSVTELREALALGIAVNADNAEELARIDDLVHAAPVASPLGLRVNPQVGGGTIEALSTATETSKFGVPLRDEGARAWLVRAFLDRPWLTRLHAHVGSQGIPPELMARGVRETYELAEEINDAAGQRRITTLDIGGGLSVNFASDREHPTHREYARTLRHAVPGLFDGRYGLVTEFGRSLLARHGTVLARVEYAKTAGSRPIAVTHAGAQLATRTVFAPDSWPLRVAAFDAEGRPKTGPVVEQDIAGPCCFAGDLVARGRPLPRLESGDLAALLDTGAYYFSNHFAYNSLPRPAVHGFVRTSRGVRFALVRPAQTLDEIVAESGGDRPGALRSL
- a CDS encoding formimidoylglutamate deiminase, producing the protein MPLTYWAEYAWLDGTVAAGVTITAGADGRIAGVGTTGTGTTGSSGTGTTGITGTPQPPPGAVVLRGLTLPGLANAHSHAFHRALRGRAQTGHGTGGGSGDGGAPRSFWAWRDVMYRAAARLTPDGYHALARAVYAEMALAGITCAGEFHYLHHAPGGTRYAEPNVMGEALIAAAAEAGIRLTLLDTAYLAAGFPEGTGGAGRTGRPLEGPQLRFGDGTAEAWVERAAALKPAGHARIGAAVHSVRAVPAAGLPVVAAWARERGAPLHVHLSEQTAENDACRRAHGRTPARLLADHGVLGPDTTAVHATHLTAGDIGLLGGSRTGVCMCPTTERDLADGTGPAVRLRDAGSRLSLGSDSHAVIDLLEEARAMELDERLASRTRGHWTAAQLLRAAGADGHAALGWPEAGRIAPGALADLTTVALDTVRTAGPPPRLAAEAAVFAATAADVRHTVVGGREIVRDGAHLLVDDVPRALAESVAALLDADGG